From Streptomyces griseorubiginosus, one genomic window encodes:
- a CDS encoding SGNH/GDSL hydrolase family protein: MTRRHGYALLAAIVAVIVALSTAIYVGVAADARTRDRTALSGSGPSRPSAAPAAAGTWVGAWSASPVGAEPGTAGEGMAGRSVRNVVHTGVGGTSARITLSNLYGRTPLTITHASIALTAGHGTAAANAGSMRRLTFAGRTTVVIAAGGQVLSDAVALAVPAGGDVLVTTYSPTLSGPVTYHPWARQTSYAGEGDLTGDASGTAFTERVDRWRYLTALDVLTDEADGTVVAFGDSLTDGKDSTADTNHRWPDFLNRRLRTALAAGQDLPRYSVVNAGIGGNRVLVDARPPENQAGLKRFRRDVLERPNVKVVVIDLGINDILRTPGTVDADKLLTGLRDLVRQAHAHGIKVIGGTLMPFGDRNGWTKAREGVRQTVNAEIRAGRVYDAVVDFDKAVRDPYDPRTLRTQYDSGDRLHPNDRGYERMADTFDLEDLKGAAAARL; the protein is encoded by the coding sequence ATGACACGGCGTCATGGTTACGCCCTGCTCGCCGCGATCGTCGCAGTGATCGTGGCCCTGTCCACCGCCATCTACGTCGGAGTGGCGGCCGACGCCCGCACCAGGGACCGGACCGCGCTGTCCGGTTCCGGGCCCTCGCGTCCCTCCGCCGCCCCCGCCGCCGCGGGAACCTGGGTCGGCGCCTGGTCGGCCTCCCCGGTCGGCGCCGAGCCCGGCACCGCGGGCGAGGGCATGGCGGGCCGCTCCGTCCGCAACGTCGTGCACACCGGTGTCGGCGGTACGAGTGCCCGCATCACACTGTCCAATCTCTACGGCCGTACCCCGCTGACGATCACCCACGCGTCCATCGCGCTCACCGCCGGCCACGGGACCGCCGCGGCGAACGCGGGCAGCATGCGGCGGCTCACCTTCGCCGGCCGCACCACGGTCGTCATCGCGGCCGGCGGGCAAGTGCTCAGCGACGCCGTCGCGCTCGCCGTCCCGGCGGGCGGCGACGTCCTGGTCACCACCTACTCCCCCACCCTGTCCGGACCGGTCACCTACCACCCGTGGGCCCGGCAGACGTCGTACGCCGGTGAGGGCGACCTGACCGGGGACGCCTCCGGTACGGCGTTCACCGAGCGGGTCGACCGCTGGCGCTACCTCACCGCGCTGGACGTCCTCACGGACGAGGCGGACGGCACGGTGGTCGCCTTCGGGGACTCGCTCACCGACGGCAAGGACTCCACGGCCGACACGAACCACCGCTGGCCGGACTTCCTGAACCGGCGCCTGCGCACGGCACTCGCGGCCGGGCAGGACCTGCCCCGCTACAGCGTCGTCAACGCGGGGATCGGCGGCAACCGGGTCCTGGTGGACGCCCGCCCCCCGGAGAACCAGGCCGGCCTCAAGCGGTTCCGGCGGGACGTGCTGGAGCGCCCGAACGTCAAGGTCGTCGTCATCGACCTCGGCATCAACGACATCCTCCGCACCCCGGGCACCGTCGACGCCGACAAGCTCCTCACCGGCCTGCGCGACCTGGTCCGCCAGGCCCACGCCCACGGCATCAAGGTCATCGGCGGCACCCTCATGCCGTTCGGCGACCGCAACGGCTGGACCAAGGCCCGCGAGGGCGTCCGCCAGACCGTCAACGCGGAGATCAGGGCGGGCCGGGTCTACGACGCGGTGGTCGACTTCGACAAGGCGGTCAGGGACCCTTACGACCCCCGCACCCTCCGCACGCAGTACGACTCGGGCGACCGCCTCCACCCCAACGACCGGGGCTACGAGCGGATGGCCGACACGTTCGACCTGGAGGACCTGAAGGGGGCGGCGGCGGCACGCTTGTGA